In Prevotella sp. oral taxon 475, one DNA window encodes the following:
- a CDS encoding MFS transporter → MTQAIRQKLNDSAAARWTAMFIVAFTMMMGYFITDVMSPLEVILTKSTTEGGLGWTSDDYGFFSGSYGLINVFLLMLFFGGIILDKMGVRFTGIMSCTLMVVGVLIKYYGVTADFGNSLFSLNFNLLFWHINFSLPMSAAVASLGFAVFGVGCEITGITVSKVITKWFTGHELALAMGLQVALARLGTAAAIGGSLPLAKAMGGVKAPLLLGLALLVIGLLAFLVYTVMDRKFDASVQSDEAESSEDEGFHFKDLKQIFTNPGFWLITLLCLLFYSGVFPFLKFATKLMITNYGVSPDWAGLLPSMIPFGTIFLTPVFGSIYDKVGKGATLMLTGAVMLTAVHVTFASHVLPYGWFAVIVMVVLGIAFSLVPSAMWPSVPKIIPLKLLGSAYAIIFYIQNIGLSLVPMMIGKMNGIDPTYTTSMSIFASFGCAAIIIALILIVVDKKKNYGLQQANIKKK, encoded by the coding sequence ATGACACAAGCAATCAGACAAAAGCTGAACGATTCGGCTGCGGCCCGTTGGACCGCCATGTTCATCGTGGCTTTCACCATGATGATGGGGTATTTCATTACTGACGTGATGTCGCCCCTTGAAGTGATTCTCACCAAAAGTACAACTGAGGGCGGACTGGGCTGGACCTCGGACGACTATGGATTCTTCTCGGGCAGCTATGGCCTCATCAATGTATTTCTGCTCATGCTCTTTTTCGGTGGAATCATCCTCGACAAAATGGGCGTGCGCTTCACTGGCATCATGAGTTGCACATTGATGGTGGTGGGCGTACTCATTAAATACTATGGAGTGACGGCCGACTTCGGCAATAGTCTCTTTTCACTCAACTTCAACCTGCTCTTTTGGCATATCAACTTCTCGCTGCCCATGTCGGCCGCTGTGGCCAGTTTGGGATTCGCTGTCTTCGGCGTGGGTTGCGAAATTACCGGAATTACTGTCTCAAAGGTCATCACCAAATGGTTTACTGGTCACGAACTGGCTTTGGCCATGGGTTTGCAAGTGGCCCTGGCTCGACTTGGCACAGCAGCAGCTATCGGTGGCAGTCTGCCTTTGGCCAAAGCCATGGGCGGTGTGAAGGCTCCGTTGCTTTTGGGGCTGGCTTTGCTGGTGATTGGTCTGCTGGCCTTCTTGGTCTACACCGTGATGGATCGCAAGTTCGACGCATCCGTACAGAGCGATGAAGCGGAGAGTAGCGAAGACGAAGGCTTTCACTTCAAAGACCTCAAACAGATTTTTACTAATCCCGGCTTTTGGCTCATCACCCTGCTGTGCCTCTTATTCTATAGCGGCGTGTTCCCCTTCCTCAAGTTTGCTACCAAACTGATGATTACCAACTACGGTGTATCGCCCGATTGGGCCGGACTTTTGCCGAGCATGATTCCCTTTGGAACCATTTTCCTCACGCCCGTCTTCGGTTCGATATACGACAAGGTGGGTAAGGGAGCCACGCTCATGCTCACGGGAGCAGTGATGCTCACGGCGGTGCACGTCACTTTTGCCAGTCATGTCCTGCCCTACGGTTGGTTTGCTGTCATTGTGATGGTGGTTTTGGGCATCGCCTTCTCACTGGTGCCCTCGGCGATGTGGCCCAGCGTGCCGAAGATTATCCCGTTGAAGCTTCTCGGATCGGCCTATGCCATTATCTTCTACATTCAGAACATCGGGCTCTCGCTCGTGCCCATGATGATTGGCAAGATGAACGGCATCGACCCCACTTACACCACGTCGATGTCTATTTTCGCCAGTTTCGGTTGTGCTGCCATCATTATTGCCCTCATCCTCATCGTGGTGGATAAGAAGAAGAACTACGGCTTGCAACAGGCCAACATCAAGAAGAAATAA
- a CDS encoding HU family DNA-binding protein — MAFWKKILMKVNNKWYPKSVLVGSPVSTEQLCKRIAAESTVSAADVRAVFTALAPIMADYMAQGRSVKLDGIGTFYFTAIAVKGGVPTEKEVTANMIAGVRVRFIPETRFSKSSAGSGNGKRAVRGLSDVEIEWEEWKGVEKKKPAKPKKP, encoded by the coding sequence ATGGCTTTTTGGAAGAAAATTCTAATGAAAGTGAACAACAAGTGGTATCCCAAGTCTGTGCTTGTGGGTAGCCCTGTGAGTACCGAACAGTTGTGCAAACGCATCGCTGCCGAGTCGACCGTTAGTGCGGCCGATGTGCGTGCCGTGTTCACCGCACTGGCCCCGATTATGGCCGACTATATGGCACAAGGCCGTTCGGTGAAGCTCGACGGCATCGGCACATTCTATTTTACGGCTATCGCTGTAAAGGGCGGTGTCCCGACGGAGAAAGAGGTGACGGCGAATATGATTGCCGGTGTTCGCGTGCGCTTTATCCCCGAAACTCGATTCAGCAAGAGTTCGGCAGGGAGCGGTAATGGCAAACGCGCCGTACGCGGACTGTCTGACGTGGAGATAGAATGGGAAGAATGGAAAGGTGTAGAGAAGAAGAAGCCTGCTAAGCCCAAGAAGCCATAA
- a CDS encoding zinc ribbon domain-containing protein — protein sequence MQNKKNLGRWAAAIIALTLLTVLSGCYHSQPHASEAIHEYSERQLDSLSFSASHHYSNNYNFVVKADSLVLLKQQPEETLNHLPVDSLVVRKNDRLVVADIRILSADPVDSIWIQLARDQNTFGWARESTLLPAVVPDDPISQFISIFSSTHLLVFLIVICLISAAYLIRRITRSNAYLVHLRDIPSFYPTLLALLVASSATFYASIQLFAADTWQHFYYHPTLNPFSTPPLLSVFLSSVWAILIVALATVDDVRHRLPFGDAILYLFGLCGVCAVNYILFSLSTLYYVGYPLLTAYFYFAIRRVKW from the coding sequence ATGCAGAATAAGAAAAACCTCGGAAGATGGGCCGCCGCCATCATCGCCCTCACCCTGTTGACAGTCCTTTCGGGCTGCTATCATAGTCAACCTCACGCCAGCGAGGCCATCCACGAATATAGCGAACGCCAACTCGATTCGCTCTCTTTCTCGGCATCGCACCATTATTCTAACAACTACAACTTTGTGGTCAAAGCCGATTCGCTCGTCCTGCTCAAGCAACAACCCGAGGAGACGCTCAACCATCTACCGGTCGACTCACTCGTGGTCCGAAAGAACGACCGTCTCGTCGTGGCCGATATCCGCATACTGTCCGCCGATCCGGTCGACTCCATCTGGATCCAGCTGGCCCGCGACCAAAACACCTTTGGCTGGGCTCGCGAGTCTACGCTTCTTCCCGCCGTCGTCCCCGACGACCCCATCTCGCAGTTCATCTCCATCTTTTCCAGCACTCACCTACTCGTCTTCCTCATCGTCATCTGTCTCATCTCCGCAGCCTATCTCATCCGCCGCATCACTCGCTCCAACGCCTACTTGGTGCATCTTCGGGACATCCCCTCGTTCTACCCCACCCTGCTGGCTCTCCTCGTGGCCAGCTCGGCCACGTTCTACGCCAGCATCCAGCTCTTTGCCGCCGACACCTGGCAGCACTTTTACTATCACCCCACGCTCAACCCCTTCTCCACCCCACCGCTGCTCTCCGTGTTTCTATCCTCGGTATGGGCGATCCTCATCGTTGCTCTGGCCACCGTCGACGATGTTCGCCACCGACTTCCCTTCGGTGATGCCATTCTCTATCTCTTCGGTCTGTGCGGAGTCTGTGCCGTCAACTACATTCTCTTTAGCCTCAGCACACTCTACTACGTGGGCTATCCTCTCCTGACCGCCTACTTCTATTTCGCCATCCGTCGGGTGAAATGGTGA
- a CDS encoding U32 family peptidase, which translates to MAAIDHGADAVYIGASRFGARAAAGNSVEDIISLTAYAHRFAAKVYVTVNTIVYEDELEDTRQLIWQLYRAGVDAILIQDMGLLKMQLPRIALHASTQTDNRTVQKVGWLSDLGFERVVLARELSVREIAHIHKQRPEVELEVFVHGALCVSYSGQCYASQHCFARSANRGECAQFCRMKFDLVDADGHVVERERYLLSMKDLCQIDHLEELAAAGASSFKIEGRLKDVAYVKNVVAAYSRQLDNIIRKYPDRYRRASLGRMEYNFEPDLRKTFNRGYTNYFAAGRQAGIASFDTPKAMGESVGRVKEIRGNSFTVAGTATFANGDGLCFVNARHELQGFRVNRVDGNRLFPLSMPQGLKPGTPLHRNNDEAFAKIMARQTAVRKIPVKMTLQPTVDGIRLKMSLLDFPTSSGSSSKTNLYEGMKVCERICSHQEAQKPQRENIIKQLTKLGNTPYLCQEVELESGIDHLFIPSSLLADLRRGVTEQPIFPAPTLSDTPREAPTFAATSSLAWTPEYRRHPYLYNISNHLSKTFYQEQGLTTATADAFEVSASRPTRPLLMQCRHCIKFSLGYCERHGGKKPTWREPLYLRLADGHRFRLDFNCAECQMNLYAE; encoded by the coding sequence ATGGCGGCCATCGACCACGGAGCCGATGCCGTCTACATCGGTGCCTCGCGGTTCGGTGCGCGTGCTGCGGCGGGCAATTCGGTCGAAGACATCATTAGTCTCACTGCCTATGCCCACCGCTTTGCAGCCAAGGTGTATGTCACGGTGAACACCATCGTCTACGAAGACGAACTCGAAGACACCCGCCAACTGATTTGGCAACTCTACCGCGCAGGGGTCGATGCCATCCTCATTCAAGACATGGGTCTACTCAAAATGCAATTGCCGCGAATCGCTCTGCACGCCAGTACGCAGACAGACAACCGCACCGTCCAAAAAGTGGGCTGGCTCTCAGATCTGGGTTTCGAGCGGGTGGTCCTGGCACGCGAATTATCGGTAAGGGAGATCGCCCACATTCACAAGCAAAGACCCGAGGTAGAACTCGAGGTCTTCGTTCACGGCGCACTCTGCGTAAGCTATTCAGGGCAGTGCTACGCCTCACAGCATTGCTTTGCGAGAAGTGCCAACCGTGGAGAATGTGCTCAGTTCTGCCGAATGAAATTCGACCTCGTGGATGCCGACGGGCACGTCGTCGAGCGCGAACGTTACCTACTCTCGATGAAAGATCTCTGTCAAATCGATCACCTCGAAGAACTGGCCGCCGCCGGGGCTTCATCGTTCAAGATTGAAGGCCGACTCAAGGACGTGGCCTATGTCAAAAACGTCGTTGCAGCCTACAGTCGTCAGCTCGACAACATCATCAGAAAATACCCCGATCGCTATCGTCGTGCCTCGCTCGGGCGGATGGAATATAACTTCGAACCCGATTTAAGAAAGACATTCAACCGCGGCTACACCAATTATTTTGCCGCAGGTCGGCAGGCGGGCATTGCCTCGTTCGACACACCCAAAGCCATGGGCGAATCTGTTGGGCGAGTGAAAGAGATTCGGGGGAACTCGTTCACCGTAGCCGGAACGGCAACCTTTGCCAATGGCGACGGACTCTGTTTTGTCAATGCTCGCCACGAACTGCAAGGCTTTCGCGTCAACCGCGTCGATGGCAATCGGCTCTTCCCGCTGAGTATGCCACAGGGACTCAAACCCGGAACGCCCCTCCATCGCAACAACGACGAGGCCTTTGCCAAAATCATGGCACGACAGACCGCCGTGAGAAAAATTCCCGTGAAGATGACGCTACAACCCACTGTCGACGGCATCCGGTTAAAAATGTCTCTTCTCGATTTCCCCACCTCCAGCGGCTCCAGCTCGAAAACCAACCTCTACGAAGGGATGAAAGTCTGCGAGAGGATCTGTTCGCATCAAGAGGCGCAGAAGCCACAACGCGAGAACATCATCAAGCAACTTACCAAACTGGGCAACACGCCTTATCTTTGCCAAGAGGTGGAACTCGAATCGGGCATCGACCACCTTTTCATCCCCTCGAGCCTGCTGGCCGATCTACGACGAGGCGTAACCGAACAACCGATATTTCCCGCCCCCACGCTCTCCGATACTCCCCGAGAGGCTCCCACATTTGCCGCCACGTCCTCCTTGGCTTGGACACCCGAATACCGCCGCCACCCCTACCTCTACAACATCTCCAACCACCTGTCCAAGACTTTTTATCAGGAGCAGGGCCTTACTACGGCGACAGCCGACGCCTTCGAAGTGTCCGCCTCTCGCCCTACTCGTCCCCTACTGATGCAGTGCCGCCATTGCATCAAGTTCTCCCTGGGGTATTGTGAACGTCATGGCGGCAAGAAACCCACGTGGCGCGAACCGCTTTACCTGCGGTTGGCCGACGGGCATAGATTCCGTCTGGACTTCAACTGCGCCGAATGTCAGATGAACCTATATGCAGAATAA
- the metA gene encoding homoserine O-succinyltransferase — protein MPLRLPDRLPAIELLKKENIFVMNHSRAARQDIRPLRIVILNLMPLKITTETDLVRLLSNTPLQLEISFMRLRSHTPKNTPIEHMMSFYEDFDTMRQKKYDGMIVTGAPVEQMNFEEVSYWREVTEIFSWARTHVTSTLYICWAAQAGLYHHYGIPKQTLKEKMFGVFPQTPLQPQLPIFRGFDDVFSMPHSRHTEVRREDILSHPELTLIAESTDCGVSMVMAREGREFFITGHLEYAPNTLDAEYRRDRGKRSDVPLPAHYYQDNNPENPPLVTWRAHAHLLFANWINYYVYQETPYNIDDIK, from the coding sequence ATGCCATTACGCCTACCCGATCGGCTCCCCGCCATAGAACTCCTCAAAAAAGAGAACATCTTCGTGATGAACCACTCGCGTGCTGCCAGACAAGACATTCGTCCGCTGCGAATCGTCATCCTCAACCTCATGCCACTCAAAATCACCACCGAAACCGATCTCGTGCGCTTACTCTCCAACACACCCCTGCAACTCGAAATCAGTTTTATGCGGCTACGCAGTCATACGCCCAAAAACACGCCCATCGAACACATGATGAGCTTCTACGAAGACTTCGACACCATGCGCCAAAAAAAATACGACGGAATGATTGTCACCGGTGCCCCTGTCGAACAGATGAACTTCGAAGAGGTGAGCTATTGGCGTGAAGTGACCGAAATCTTCTCCTGGGCCCGCACCCACGTCACAAGCACACTTTACATCTGCTGGGCAGCACAGGCCGGTCTTTACCACCACTACGGCATCCCCAAACAAACTCTCAAGGAGAAAATGTTCGGCGTGTTCCCACAAACGCCACTACAACCGCAATTGCCCATCTTCCGCGGCTTCGACGATGTCTTCTCTATGCCCCACAGCAGACACACAGAGGTGCGACGCGAAGACATCCTCTCGCATCCCGAACTGACCCTCATCGCCGAATCGACCGACTGCGGCGTAAGCATGGTGATGGCCCGCGAGGGACGCGAATTCTTCATCACCGGTCATCTGGAATACGCCCCCAACACACTCGACGCAGAATATCGGCGCGACCGGGGAAAACGTTCGGACGTACCCCTGCCCGCCCACTACTATCAAGACAATAATCCCGAGAATCCACCGCTGGTCACCTGGCGTGCACACGCTCATCTGCTTTTCGCCAACTGGATCAACTATTACGTCTATCAGGAAACACCCTATAACATCGACGACATCAAGTGA
- a CDS encoding M13 family metallopeptidase: MKHLMMTITMAAAPIVGMAQGQSGIETVNLDKTVRPADNFYQFATGGWQKRNPLPAAYSRFGSFDQLQEDNNKRINAILSDLLKKTYRRGTMEQKLSDFYKLALDSARRNREGLQPVKALLDEMEAAPTKAQLQALQLKYADSGYGIGFSSYFGADEKNVTMNILSIGQGGLTLGQKDYYLNNDEATRDIRQAYRQHLARMFRLYGFSETQAQEKADAVFRAETALALVSKSVTELRDPQANYNKMTLQEFQTQYPNIPLEQLANAEGIQSAYIQKLVVGQPDFLAGYDKLSAAATAADLRALMQWDVIQSSAAYLTDEIREANFLFFGKTMSGRQEDYPLWKRATNQVEAQMGEALGRMYVSRFFPESSKKMMEQLVRNLQISLGQRIDAQTWMSDTTKAAAHKKLDKFYVKIGYPNKWIDYSRLTIDPAKSYYENVMACRKFAHDRHIEERAGRPVDRDEWLMTPQTVNAYYNPTTNEICFPAGILQRPFFDPRADEAFNYGAIGVVIGHEMTHGFDDQGRQYDDSGNMQDWWTAADAKGFEERATLYADFFSAIKVLPDLNANGRFTLGENLADHGGLQVSYQAFKNATAKKHLKTIDGFTPDQRFFLAYAGVWGQNITEQEIRNRTKRDPHALGMWRVNGALPHIDAWYEAFDVKPGDKLYLPKEQRLSLW; the protein is encoded by the coding sequence ATGAAACATCTCATGATGACCATCACCATGGCAGCCGCCCCAATCGTGGGAATGGCCCAAGGACAATCGGGAATCGAGACCGTCAACCTCGACAAAACCGTTCGACCGGCAGACAACTTCTACCAATTCGCCACCGGTGGCTGGCAGAAAAGAAATCCCCTGCCCGCAGCCTACTCCCGATTCGGCAGCTTCGACCAACTGCAAGAAGACAACAACAAACGCATCAACGCCATCCTGAGCGATCTGCTCAAGAAAACCTACCGACGCGGAACGATGGAACAAAAACTATCCGACTTCTATAAGCTGGCCCTCGACTCCGCCCGGCGCAACCGCGAAGGACTCCAGCCCGTCAAAGCTCTGCTCGACGAAATGGAAGCCGCACCAACCAAAGCCCAGCTCCAAGCACTGCAACTCAAATACGCCGACAGCGGATACGGTATCGGCTTCAGCTCCTACTTCGGAGCCGACGAGAAAAACGTCACGATGAATATCCTTAGCATCGGTCAGGGCGGACTCACCCTGGGGCAGAAAGACTACTACCTCAACAACGACGAGGCCACCCGCGACATCCGACAAGCCTACCGCCAACATCTGGCCCGCATGTTCCGCCTCTACGGCTTCTCCGAGACACAGGCACAAGAAAAGGCCGACGCCGTGTTCCGCGCCGAAACAGCACTGGCACTCGTCTCGAAAAGCGTCACCGAACTGCGAGACCCGCAAGCCAACTACAACAAAATGACGCTTCAAGAGTTTCAAACCCAATACCCCAACATCCCGCTCGAACAACTGGCCAACGCCGAGGGCATCCAGTCGGCCTACATTCAGAAACTCGTCGTGGGACAACCCGACTTCCTCGCCGGCTACGACAAACTCTCGGCCGCCGCTACCGCCGCCGATCTGCGCGCACTCATGCAGTGGGACGTTATCCAAAGTTCGGCCGCCTATCTCACCGACGAAATCCGAGAAGCCAACTTCCTCTTCTTCGGCAAAACCATGAGCGGACGCCAAGAAGACTACCCCCTCTGGAAACGCGCCACCAACCAGGTGGAAGCACAAATGGGCGAGGCCCTCGGACGAATGTATGTCAGCAGATTCTTCCCCGAATCCTCCAAGAAAATGATGGAACAACTCGTCCGTAATCTTCAAATCTCACTGGGCCAACGCATCGACGCACAAACCTGGATGAGCGATACCACCAAAGCCGCTGCACATAAGAAACTCGATAAGTTCTACGTCAAAATCGGTTATCCAAATAAGTGGATCGACTACAGCCGACTGACCATCGATCCGGCAAAATCTTACTACGAAAACGTGATGGCCTGCCGCAAATTCGCACACGACCGACACATCGAAGAACGAGCCGGACGCCCCGTCGACCGCGACGAGTGGCTCATGACACCACAAACCGTCAACGCCTATTACAATCCCACGACCAACGAAATCTGCTTCCCCGCCGGCATCCTCCAACGCCCCTTCTTCGACCCACGAGCCGACGAAGCGTTCAACTATGGAGCCATCGGCGTGGTCATCGGACATGAGATGACACACGGTTTCGACGACCAAGGCCGACAGTACGACGACAGCGGGAATATGCAAGACTGGTGGACCGCTGCCGACGCCAAAGGCTTCGAAGAACGCGCCACACTCTACGCCGACTTCTTCTCGGCCATCAAAGTGCTCCCCGACCTCAACGCCAACGGCCGATTCACCCTGGGCGAAAATCTTGCTGACCACGGCGGACTGCAAGTGAGCTATCAAGCCTTCAAAAACGCCACAGCCAAGAAACATCTCAAAACCATCGACGGATTTACCCCCGACCAACGCTTCTTCCTGGCCTACGCCGGCGTATGGGGACAGAACATCACCGAACAGGAAATTCGCAACCGCACCAAACGCGACCCCCACGCCCTGGGTATGTGGCGCGTGAACGGTGCCCTGCCCCACATCGATGCCTGGTATGAAGCCTTCGATGTGAAACCCGGTGACAAACTCTACCTCCCCAAAGAGCAACGCCTGTCGTTGTGGTAA
- a CDS encoding ATP-dependent Clp protease ATP-binding subunit yields MISQFSPKVSEILAFSREEATRLASDSVGPEHLLLGILRGGDGPVSELFTRMAVNVQAIRTELEERVRAYALNNPITTRELVLNEKASNILKLAVLEARIQHTQMVDVQHLLLAILHDRVDNGAKFVLEKNDLNYEDTLAYWQKRAMPTENQLGLSDEEEEAPVSQGGGGQQSRRATATQTAKSSGKTPVLDNFSTDLTQAAVEEKLDPVVGREKEILRVVEILCRRKKNNPIIIGEPGVGKSAIVEGLAQLIAKRKTSPVLFNKRIVSLDMAGIVAGTKYRGQFEERIRALLKEIENNPDVVVFIDEIHTLIGAGSAPGSMDAANIMKPALARGTIQCIGATTLDEYRGSIEKDGALERRFQKVMLEATTTEETLEILKNIKDRYERHHHVSYTEEALQACVRLTERYVTDRAFPDKAIDALDEVGAKVHLQHVEVPPAIVEKEKELEEAKEKKQSAVVNQDYERAAHYRDCQNRLESELEELNRQWMSGEGADRQTVTEREVADVVSAMSGVPVQQITQSESLRLKGLGEELRRAVIGQDGAIDKVVRAILRNRVGLKAPHHPIGVFLFLGPTGVGKTHLAKRLARELFGSDEALIRVDMSEYTEAFNVSRLVGAPPGYVGYEEGGQLTERVRRKPYSIVLLDEIEKAHGNVFNLLLQVLDEGRLTDGNGRLVDFRNTIIIMTSNAGTRQLKEFGRGVGFNTGGAFGSALDEKDKAYARSIIQKSLSRQFAPEFLNRLDEIITFDQLDPSSIRRIIDLELIGLHRRVEALGYRLCITEQAKEFVATKGYDVQFGARPLKRAIQTYIEDLLAEQILSASLPPGSTLSIDRDPEREELRLDK; encoded by the coding sequence ATGATCAGTCAATTTTCGCCCAAAGTTTCAGAAATCCTGGCTTTCAGTCGGGAGGAAGCAACACGACTGGCCAGCGACTCGGTGGGGCCAGAGCACCTTCTGCTCGGCATTCTCCGCGGAGGCGATGGGCCGGTGAGCGAACTCTTTACGCGTATGGCCGTGAACGTGCAGGCGATACGAACAGAATTGGAAGAGCGCGTGCGCGCATATGCGTTGAACAATCCCATCACAACCCGCGAATTGGTGCTCAACGAAAAGGCCAGCAACATCTTGAAGTTGGCCGTGCTCGAGGCGCGCATCCAGCATACGCAGATGGTAGACGTGCAACATTTGCTGTTGGCCATTCTGCATGACAGGGTGGACAACGGTGCTAAGTTTGTGTTGGAGAAGAACGACCTCAACTATGAGGACACGCTGGCCTACTGGCAGAAGCGCGCCATGCCGACGGAGAATCAGCTGGGACTGTCGGACGAGGAGGAGGAAGCTCCCGTTTCGCAGGGCGGAGGTGGACAACAGAGCCGCCGGGCCACAGCCACGCAGACGGCCAAGAGCAGTGGAAAGACGCCCGTGCTCGACAATTTCTCTACCGACCTGACGCAGGCGGCGGTCGAGGAGAAGCTCGACCCGGTGGTGGGACGCGAGAAGGAGATTCTGCGCGTGGTAGAGATTCTCTGCCGACGGAAGAAGAACAACCCCATCATCATCGGCGAACCGGGTGTAGGCAAGAGTGCCATCGTGGAAGGTTTGGCGCAGTTGATTGCCAAGAGAAAGACCTCGCCGGTGCTCTTCAACAAGCGCATCGTGAGTTTAGACATGGCCGGCATCGTGGCCGGTACGAAATATCGCGGACAGTTTGAGGAGCGCATCCGGGCGTTGCTCAAGGAGATTGAGAACAATCCCGACGTTGTTGTCTTCATCGACGAGATTCATACGCTCATCGGTGCAGGCAGTGCGCCGGGCAGTATGGATGCCGCCAACATCATGAAACCGGCTTTGGCGCGCGGGACGATACAGTGCATCGGAGCCACGACGCTGGACGAATACCGGGGCAGCATCGAGAAAGACGGAGCCTTGGAACGACGGTTTCAGAAGGTGATGCTCGAGGCCACGACGACGGAGGAGACCTTAGAGATTCTCAAAAACATCAAAGACCGATACGAACGGCATCATCACGTCTCGTACACGGAGGAGGCTTTGCAGGCGTGTGTGCGTCTGACGGAACGTTATGTCACCGACCGCGCTTTCCCCGACAAGGCCATCGACGCCCTGGACGAGGTGGGAGCCAAGGTGCATTTGCAGCACGTGGAGGTGCCGCCGGCCATTGTCGAGAAAGAAAAAGAACTGGAGGAGGCCAAGGAGAAGAAGCAAAGTGCGGTGGTGAATCAGGACTACGAGCGGGCGGCCCACTACCGCGACTGTCAGAACCGACTGGAGAGCGAACTCGAGGAGCTGAACCGGCAGTGGATGAGCGGCGAGGGAGCCGACCGACAGACGGTGACCGAACGGGAGGTGGCCGATGTCGTTTCGGCGATGAGCGGTGTGCCCGTTCAGCAGATCACCCAGAGTGAGAGTCTCCGGTTGAAAGGCCTGGGAGAGGAGCTTCGCCGAGCGGTCATCGGTCAGGATGGAGCCATCGACAAGGTGGTGCGAGCCATTCTGCGCAACCGGGTCGGACTGAAGGCCCCCCATCATCCCATTGGCGTTTTCCTCTTCCTTGGACCCACCGGTGTGGGTAAGACCCACTTGGCCAAAAGACTGGCCCGAGAACTCTTCGGCAGCGACGAGGCCCTCATCCGCGTAGACATGAGCGAATATACCGAAGCCTTCAACGTATCGCGCCTGGTGGGTGCGCCTCCGGGCTACGTGGGCTATGAGGAGGGCGGGCAGCTCACCGAGCGGGTGCGACGCAAGCCCTACTCCATCGTTCTGCTCGACGAGATTGAGAAAGCCCACGGCAACGTTTTCAACCTCCTTCTCCAAGTGCTCGACGAGGGTCGCCTCACCGACGGCAACGGCAGACTCGTCGATTTCCGCAACACCATCATCATTATGACTTCCAACGCCGGGACGCGTCAGCTCAAAGAGTTTGGCCGCGGCGTGGGCTTCAACACCGGTGGCGCGTTCGGTTCTGCCCTCGACGAGAAAGACAAGGCTTATGCCCGCAGCATCATCCAGAAGAGTTTGAGCAGGCAATTTGCGCCCGAGTTTCTCAATCGGCTCGACGAGATCATCACCTTCGATCAGCTCGACCCATCCTCCATTCGCCGCATCATCGACCTCGAGCTCATCGGGCTCCACCGCCGCGTCGAGGCCTTGGGCTATCGACTCTGCATCACCGAGCAGGCAAAGGAATTCGTCGCCACGAAAGGTTACGATGTTCAGTTTGGTGCTCGCCCGCTCAAGCGTGCCATCCAAACCTACATCGAAGATCTCTTGGCCGAGCAAATCCTCTCCGCCTCGCTGCCCCCCGGCTCCACCCTCTCCATCGATCGAGATCCCGAACGGGAGGAATTGAGACTTGACAAATGA
- a CDS encoding conjugal transfer protein TraO gives MRKLAFFLFVVSLALFAGQAHAQRCLPGMKGIRLTAGMADGFYAKSASNNAGYSFRASLSTYTKGGHQWVFGAEYLRRYHPYRESRIPVEQFTGEGGFFCDVLSDGSKTFFLSAGVSALAGYEMVNGGKKLLFDGSTIRNKDGFVYGGAITLQAETYLTDRLVLLLYGRERCLWGGATGH, from the coding sequence ATGAGAAAGCTTGCATTTTTCCTCTTTGTCGTGTCGCTTGCCCTCTTTGCAGGGCAGGCGCACGCCCAACGCTGTCTGCCCGGAATGAAAGGTATCCGCCTCACGGCAGGCATGGCAGACGGTTTTTATGCCAAGTCTGCAAGTAACAACGCAGGCTATTCGTTCAGGGCTTCGCTTTCCACCTACACCAAAGGCGGACATCAATGGGTGTTCGGGGCAGAATATCTCCGCCGATACCATCCTTATCGGGAAAGCCGCATTCCCGTGGAGCAGTTCACGGGTGAGGGTGGTTTCTTCTGTGACGTGCTTTCGGACGGAAGCAAGACCTTTTTCCTGTCGGCGGGTGTTTCCGCCTTGGCAGGCTATGAGATGGTTAATGGCGGCAAGAAACTGCTCTTCGACGGCTCTACGATACGCAATAAAGACGGTTTTGTTTATGGTGGGGCAATCACCTTGCAGGCGGAAACCTATCTGACGGACAGATTGGTGTTGCTGCTCTATGGCAGGGAGCGTTGTCTGTGGGGAGGTGCTACGGGGCATTGA